One genomic window of Caldivirga maquilingensis IC-167 includes the following:
- a CDS encoding glycoside hydrolase 5 family protein codes for MFLIGLNYWSKSGGPLMWRFFNEEIVDKELAQIRELGVDVIRAFIYWPDFQREPGRVDEEMLRRLGRFLDLAHKHDVGVYLTFIVGHMSGENWDPQWRGGRDFFELRNEVKVLIETIVSRFRGHPAIRGWILSNELPIYATSSEDKVTDWIREMSSLVKSLDGGHWVTTGDGCWGIMGAFNGFNPYRYKDYVDYMGPHFYTPDTDAVRHTVMPQLIIKACRGLGKPTILEEFGASSTLGSDEHIAGYYRTVLMGSLISGAVGAWGWCYSDFPLINQRPYSHHPHELRFGVTTVDWRVKPQGDELTRFSRLISTLGDVEPVEDPVAVLFPSYVYWSYPFTSRDDARKISTALLSSYVMLVQNGLNPRVIIEEPLTDGVIIEEGRSKISGDVKVLFLPCALRYLAQTQEEIRRFVEKGGVAVISYCYGFWMNIDWAIKLDLYYNYPILSDGLNTTVDNVNINVPAMGYTYDRAIAKVNGGDVLLKDSAGNPVIVYSNVGSGRVYFITYPLEYWLGLSPKPFENHDAHLLYNLILRREGIGALTPSKWVQVARLKSSKYSYVAYINHGWSDVKINVSGVNVETGEKVRGEYVLRGKDYLIVRE; via the coding sequence ATGTTCTTAATAGGCTTGAATTACTGGAGCAAGAGCGGGGGGCCATTGATGTGGAGGTTCTTTAACGAGGAGATTGTTGATAAGGAATTAGCCCAAATTAGGGAACTGGGCGTTGATGTGATTAGAGCCTTCATTTACTGGCCTGACTTCCAGAGAGAGCCTGGTAGGGTTGATGAGGAGATGCTTAGGAGGTTGGGGAGGTTCCTTGACCTTGCTCATAAGCATGATGTTGGGGTTTACTTAACCTTCATTGTTGGCCACATGTCTGGTGAGAACTGGGATCCTCAATGGAGGGGTGGCAGAGACTTCTTTGAACTGAGGAATGAGGTTAAGGTCCTCATTGAGACCATAGTGTCAAGGTTCAGGGGTCATCCAGCCATTAGAGGTTGGATACTTAGCAATGAGTTACCGATATACGCAACGTCAAGTGAGGATAAGGTTACTGACTGGATTAGGGAAATGTCAAGTCTAGTTAAGTCACTTGATGGTGGACACTGGGTCACCACTGGGGATGGGTGCTGGGGGATTATGGGTGCGTTCAATGGCTTTAACCCATACAGGTATAAGGATTACGTTGACTACATGGGGCCTCACTTCTACACCCCTGACACTGATGCTGTTAGGCATACTGTAATGCCTCAGTTAATAATTAAGGCCTGCAGGGGGTTAGGGAAGCCCACAATACTTGAGGAGTTTGGGGCATCATCAACACTTGGTTCTGATGAGCACATAGCAGGCTACTACAGGACTGTACTAATGGGTTCCTTAATCAGTGGAGCCGTGGGGGCGTGGGGCTGGTGTTACAGTGACTTCCCATTAATTAACCAGAGGCCGTACTCCCATCACCCTCATGAACTCAGGTTCGGTGTAACCACAGTTGATTGGAGGGTTAAGCCTCAGGGTGATGAATTAACCAGGTTCTCCAGGTTAATTTCAACCCTCGGTGATGTGGAACCTGTGGAGGATCCTGTCGCTGTACTATTCCCATCATACGTATACTGGAGTTACCCATTCACCTCAAGGGATGATGCCCGTAAAATATCCACTGCACTCCTCTCCTCATACGTTATGCTTGTTCAAAACGGCTTGAACCCAAGGGTCATTATTGAGGAACCCTTAACAGATGGCGTAATCATAGAGGAGGGTAGGAGTAAGATTAGTGGTGACGTTAAGGTACTATTCCTACCATGTGCATTAAGGTATCTTGCCCAGACGCAGGAGGAGATTAGGAGATTTGTTGAGAAGGGTGGGGTTGCTGTGATTTCGTACTGCTATGGCTTCTGGATGAATATCGACTGGGCTATTAAACTAGACCTCTACTATAATTACCCCATACTCTCCGATGGGTTGAATACAACGGTTGATAACGTTAACATTAATGTACCAGCAATGGGCTACACCTACGATAGAGCCATAGCTAAGGTTAATGGAGGAGACGTATTGCTTAAGGATTCTGCAGGTAACCCAGTTATTGTATACTCCAACGTTGGTTCAGGTAGAGTATACTTCATAACCTACCCACTGGAGTATTGGTTAGGCCTAAGTCCAAAACCCTTTGAGAACCATGATGCGCATCTACTCTATAATCTAATACTGAGAAGGGAGGGGATTGGTGCATTAACGCCTAGTAAGTGGGTTCAAGTGGCTAGGCTTAAGTCAAGTAAGTACAGTTACGTGGCGTACATTAACCATGGGTGGAGTGACGTTAAGATAAATGTAAGTGGTGTTAATGTTGAAACAGGCGAGAAGGTTAGGGGTGAGTATGTTCTTAGAGGTAAGGACTACCTCATTGTGAGAGAGTAA
- a CDS encoding rhomboid family intramembrane serine protease, with amino-acid sequence MASQPLHVNARTTAIIIIINSVLSIPYLVFSYLGLGRVSALMGILLSDYLIAPYLPWPLGLVTSMFFDPSILDYVFNMLTLFFIGPFFERRYGRGMMWRVYLISGFFSALSIFIYGPNTFIAGASGALFGMIGFIIALPDRWVILSNPWNVIAIIFLLTPFAASFGIAYLGHLLGFVVGIVYGYVWYRRVVRYGARLRYRYF; translated from the coding sequence ATGGCTAGTCAACCACTTCACGTTAACGCTAGGACGACGGCAATAATAATAATCATAAATAGTGTTTTATCAATACCATACCTAGTGTTCAGTTACCTTGGCTTAGGGAGGGTTTCAGCATTAATGGGTATCCTCCTATCAGACTACTTAATAGCGCCGTATTTACCTTGGCCTCTTGGGTTAGTCACATCAATGTTCTTCGACCCATCCATACTTGATTACGTGTTTAATATGCTTACCCTGTTCTTCATCGGCCCATTCTTCGAGCGTAGGTATGGGAGGGGTATGATGTGGAGGGTTTACCTAATTTCAGGATTCTTCTCAGCATTATCAATATTCATATATGGACCCAATACATTCATTGCAGGGGCTTCAGGGGCGTTATTCGGTATGATAGGATTCATAATCGCCCTACCTGATAGGTGGGTAATATTATCTAATCCATGGAACGTAATAGCGATAATATTCCTCCTAACACCATTCGCAGCCAGTTTCGGCATAGCATATCTTGGTCATTTACTGGGTTTCGTAGTTGGTATAGTTTACGGCTATGTTTGGTATAGGAGGGTTGTTAGGTATGGTGCTAGGCTTAGGTATAGGTATTTTTAA
- a CDS encoding elongation factor EF-2 produces MSVRVVEKRIEDILEIMRNPSQIRNVGTLAHVDHGKTTTTDSLLMGAGLLSPKVAGKALALDYVEIEQIRQMTVKAANISLYFEYGGKPYLINFVDTPGHVDFTGHVTRSLRVMDGALVVVDAVEGVMTQTETVVKQAMEEMVRPVLFINKIDRLIKELRLPPQDIGNRILYITKEFNSLIDSYAPPEFKEKWKVSVNKGQVAFGSALSKWGLTIPMMQEKGIKFSYIMDAYERNAVDELAQEFPLYRTLLTMIIEHIPPPDVAQKYRVPKLWKGDLNSPVGKALLDADPNGPLVIAISKINKDPHAGLIATGRVFSGTIREGDEVYIIGQKITKKVLQTYLYMGPNRIIVPEVTAGNIVALMGVDEARAGDTLVATALKDIPPFEKMRYVSEPVVTVAIEPKNPNDLAKLVEGLRDLVIEDPTLSLKIDEETGQILLSGVGTLHLEIATWLLKDRTGLDFVVSQPLVRFRETVRARSQVFEGKSPNKHNRLYISVEPLDEESISLIQYSEVTEDMDPRERARILREKANWDTDEARGIWAIDNQYINVLIDKTSGIQHLREIRDYIVQGFRWSMSAGPLAQEPIRGVKVILHDAVVHEDPAHRGPAQIMPATKNAIFASFLSANPTLLEPLLLIDAKTTVDNMGPVTSVITRHRGRVIDVTQTETMEVIVKGEIPVIESFNISDELRSATTGRVFWSLQFSRWAPVPESLRESLILSIREKKGLPKELPKIEDYISTIA; encoded by the coding sequence ATGTCAGTTAGAGTTGTTGAGAAGAGGATAGAGGATATTCTAGAGATAATGAGGAATCCATCACAGATTAGGAATGTTGGTACATTGGCGCACGTTGACCATGGTAAAACAACTACAACGGATTCACTACTCATGGGTGCTGGTTTACTTAGCCCTAAGGTTGCAGGTAAGGCGCTTGCCTTGGATTACGTTGAGATTGAGCAGATAAGGCAAATGACCGTTAAGGCAGCTAACATAAGCCTATACTTCGAGTACGGTGGTAAACCCTACCTTATAAACTTCGTTGATACACCAGGCCACGTTGACTTCACGGGGCATGTGACTAGGTCACTTAGGGTAATGGATGGTGCACTTGTTGTTGTTGATGCAGTGGAGGGTGTTATGACTCAAACCGAGACTGTGGTTAAGCAGGCTATGGAGGAGATGGTTAGGCCAGTGCTCTTCATTAATAAGATAGATAGGTTAATTAAGGAGCTTAGGTTACCTCCACAGGACATTGGTAATAGAATACTCTACATTACTAAGGAGTTTAACTCACTCATTGACTCATACGCGCCACCTGAGTTTAAGGAGAAGTGGAAGGTTAGTGTTAATAAGGGGCAGGTTGCGTTTGGTTCAGCCTTAAGTAAGTGGGGTTTAACAATACCAATGATGCAGGAGAAGGGTATTAAGTTCAGTTACATAATGGATGCCTACGAGAGGAATGCCGTTGATGAGCTTGCTCAGGAATTCCCACTCTACAGGACTCTGTTAACCATGATTATAGAGCATATTCCACCACCTGATGTTGCTCAGAAGTACAGGGTACCTAAGCTGTGGAAGGGTGATTTGAATAGTCCAGTGGGGAAGGCTTTACTTGACGCTGACCCTAATGGCCCATTAGTCATAGCTATAAGTAAGATAAATAAGGATCCCCATGCAGGCTTAATAGCCACTGGTAGAGTCTTCAGTGGAACCATTAGGGAGGGGGATGAGGTTTACATAATTGGGCAGAAGATAACTAAGAAGGTTCTTCAAACATACCTATACATGGGTCCTAATAGGATAATAGTGCCCGAGGTTACTGCAGGGAACATAGTGGCGTTAATGGGTGTTGATGAGGCCAGGGCTGGTGATACTCTTGTGGCGACGGCGCTTAAGGATATTCCACCATTCGAGAAGATGAGGTATGTGTCTGAGCCAGTGGTTACGGTAGCCATAGAGCCTAAGAATCCTAATGATTTAGCTAAGCTAGTTGAGGGTCTTAGGGATCTGGTTATTGAGGATCCAACGTTAAGCCTTAAGATTGATGAGGAGACTGGGCAAATACTGCTGAGTGGTGTTGGTACACTGCACCTTGAGATAGCCACATGGTTACTTAAGGATAGGACTGGCCTAGACTTCGTTGTTTCACAACCATTGGTTAGGTTTAGGGAGACTGTTAGGGCTAGGTCACAGGTCTTTGAGGGTAAGTCACCTAATAAGCATAATAGGCTATACATAAGTGTTGAACCACTTGACGAGGAGTCCATTAGCCTAATACAGTACAGTGAGGTAACTGAGGATATGGATCCGAGAGAGAGGGCTAGGATACTTAGGGAGAAGGCTAATTGGGATACTGATGAGGCTAGGGGTATTTGGGCAATAGATAACCAGTACATTAACGTGCTCATTGATAAGACCAGTGGTATTCAACACCTCAGGGAGATTAGGGATTACATAGTTCAAGGCTTCAGATGGTCAATGTCAGCTGGACCATTGGCCCAGGAACCAATAAGGGGTGTTAAGGTAATACTACATGACGCAGTGGTTCATGAGGATCCAGCCCACAGGGGTCCAGCTCAAATAATGCCCGCCACCAAGAATGCAATATTCGCCAGCTTCCTCTCAGCCAACCCAACGCTGCTTGAGCCTCTCCTACTGATTGACGCTAAGACCACGGTGGATAACATGGGTCCAGTAACCAGTGTAATAACTAGGCATAGGGGTAGGGTTATTGATGTTACTCAGACTGAGACAATGGAGGTGATTGTTAAGGGTGAAATACCTGTAATAGAGTCATTCAACATAAGTGATGAGCTTAGAAGCGCCACAACAGGTAGAGTCTTCTGGAGCCTACAATTCTCACGCTGGGCACCAGTGCCTGAAAGCCTTCGTGAAAGCTTAATACTATCGATTAGGGAGAAGAAGGGGTTACCTAAGGAGTTACCTAAGATTGAGGACTACATTTCGACGATTGCATAA
- a CDS encoding TSUP family transporter yields the protein MLGNIIALAKFVEIMIAGLCAGILGSLAGLGGGVVLTPVLTLFVGIPMMYASGSALISTIATSAGSASVYVKRRLANDRIGISLVTATSGGAIVGSLTANYVYEHGLTWIIYTVFGIVLLLSIIPTVQRSTCELPPLRNPDKTTKLLRLYGVCYDPALKIWYKYWGVRWWLGELIMFFAGFISGLLGIGSGALKVLGMDWAMNLPMKVSTTTSNFMIGVTAATSSSLYWHFGYIQPFIAVAAAVGVLMGSMIGTRLLIRITNRQIRWVFVGVLAYFGLRMTLRGLGKEHLLPLTSLERNIVAAVFSAIVISALYLLLTYKYTNTADETVIMYRTQPSDTSSIEEKFIGVTSGLLKYGVLVSVLLMVIGLLVMVVTGHGLQFPLSIITDPSSQLNTSLIGTATIISGLIKFDGLCIMLIGLLALIAIPILMIIINMVRFTLEHDILYLVFTLIVFINLMLAIVVLPVLIR from the coding sequence ATGCTTGGGAACATAATAGCCCTAGCTAAATTCGTAGAAATTATGATTGCAGGCCTATGCGCAGGCATACTAGGTTCATTAGCTGGCCTAGGTGGTGGGGTTGTACTTACCCCTGTGTTAACCTTATTCGTAGGAATACCAATGATGTATGCCTCTGGTTCAGCCTTAATATCAACCATAGCTACCTCAGCTGGTTCGGCAAGTGTCTATGTTAAGAGGAGGCTGGCTAATGATAGGATTGGGATAAGCCTAGTTACAGCCACCTCAGGTGGTGCTATTGTTGGTTCATTAACCGCTAATTACGTGTATGAGCATGGTTTAACATGGATCATTTACACCGTATTCGGTATAGTGCTTCTACTCTCAATAATACCCACTGTGCAGAGAAGCACATGTGAACTACCACCATTACGTAATCCAGATAAGACAACTAAGCTACTTAGATTATACGGTGTCTGTTATGATCCTGCGCTTAAAATTTGGTATAAGTATTGGGGTGTTCGTTGGTGGTTGGGTGAGTTGATTATGTTTTTTGCTGGTTTTATTAGTGGTTTGCTTGGTATTGGTAGTGGTGCTTTGAAGGTTCTCGGTATGGATTGGGCAATGAACCTACCAATGAAGGTAAGCACAACAACAAGCAACTTCATGATAGGAGTAACAGCAGCCACAAGCAGTTCACTGTATTGGCATTTCGGCTATATTCAACCATTCATAGCCGTTGCTGCGGCAGTGGGGGTATTAATGGGTTCAATGATCGGTACTAGATTATTAATACGGATTACTAATAGACAGATTAGGTGGGTTTTCGTAGGTGTATTGGCATACTTTGGGTTAAGAATGACGCTTAGGGGCTTAGGCAAGGAGCATCTATTACCATTAACATCCCTTGAAAGAAATATAGTGGCGGCAGTCTTTTCAGCCATAGTAATTAGTGCGCTATATCTATTACTTACATATAAGTACACTAATACCGCTGATGAGACAGTCATAATGTATCGTACACAGCCAAGCGACACCAGTTCCATTGAGGAGAAGTTCATAGGCGTAACCAGTGGCTTACTTAAGTATGGAGTACTTGTAAGCGTGTTATTAATGGTAATAGGATTACTAGTAATGGTCGTAACCGGGCACGGTCTTCAATTCCCATTAAGCATAATAACTGATCCATCAAGCCAATTAAATACATCACTAATAGGGACTGCTACAATAATCAGTGGCTTAATTAAATTCGATGGCTTATGTATAATGCTCATTGGGCTTCTTGCATTAATAGCGATACCAATATTAATGATAATCATTAATATGGTTAGGTTCACGCTTGAGCATGACATACTTTACTTAGTATTCACATTGATAGTGTTCATTAATTTGATGCTTGCAATAGTGGTTCTGCCAGTACTCATAAGGTGA
- a CDS encoding sulfite exporter TauE/SafE family protein, whose product MAMLTLVMYAIGLTPLGSPLIFLVLLMCICIVIGFIAALAGVGGGVLFTPIMMAFTSINPDIIRSTGLAIATMSSLVSAKPYLHGNLANFRLVLVSSIPYTLFAIIGSVIGLHITSVFGSVGKSIIRLSLGMLVLAIAALFIVRGNKTDIPKPPSGGDKLAELLRLNSSYVEKSLNLLIEYKVVNLQWGLLSLMGIGLVSGMFGLGAGWAIVPVYSMLMYIPLKVASASSIVLIGIGDTAAMWVYINNGAFIPLFAVPCLLGIIIGARLGSRIMPKVKISWIRILVIMVMVIAGLRLIQQSLPLLMGWLQ is encoded by the coding sequence ATGGCAATGCTAACTCTAGTAATGTATGCAATAGGATTAACCCCCTTAGGGAGTCCACTTATCTTCCTAGTTTTATTAATGTGTATATGCATTGTTATAGGCTTTATAGCTGCACTAGCCGGTGTGGGTGGGGGTGTCTTATTTACACCAATAATGATGGCCTTCACATCCATTAACCCTGACATAATTAGGAGTACTGGATTAGCAATAGCAACTATGAGTTCCTTAGTGAGTGCTAAGCCGTACTTACACGGTAACTTAGCTAACTTCAGGCTAGTACTAGTTTCATCGATTCCATATACACTTTTCGCAATAATTGGATCAGTAATAGGGTTACACATAACCAGTGTCTTTGGCTCAGTGGGTAAGTCAATCATAAGGCTGAGCCTTGGTATGCTTGTTTTAGCCATAGCCGCATTATTCATAGTAAGGGGTAATAAGACTGATATACCAAAGCCTCCCAGTGGCGGGGATAAGTTAGCTGAATTACTTAGGCTTAACTCATCGTATGTAGAGAAATCACTTAACCTGCTTATTGAGTATAAGGTGGTGAACCTGCAATGGGGATTGTTGAGTTTAATGGGTATTGGATTAGTGTCAGGTATGTTTGGGCTGGGGGCTGGCTGGGCTATTGTACCTGTCTATAGCATGTTAATGTACATTCCCTTAAAGGTGGCCAGTGCATCAAGCATTGTATTGATAGGTATTGGTGATACCGCTGCAATGTGGGTTTACATTAATAATGGCGCCTTCATTCCGCTCTTCGCGGTACCATGCTTATTAGGTATTATAATTGGTGCACGCCTTGGATCAAGAATAATGCCTAAGGTGAAGATTAGTTGGATAAGGATACTGGTGATTATGGTCATGGTTATTGCCGGCTTAAGGCTAATACAGCAATCATTACCATTACTAATGGGGTGGTTGCAGTGA
- a CDS encoding DUF1634 domain-containing protein has protein sequence MSIEKSTIREGPEARIYGDIVYILVLVSILLLIIGCVLIILRHSDAAFCTIGGLLSGDPPNELKMCYTGSITARLNELEGIGMTIFGSAAIIGLLLTATALILKKDIIYVIISLILVTILLISALGIINVSLG, from the coding sequence GTGAGTATTGAAAAATCCACTATTAGGGAGGGACCTGAAGCAAGAATATACGGCGACATAGTTTACATACTTGTACTAGTAAGCATATTATTACTCATAATTGGTTGTGTATTAATAATATTAAGGCACAGTGATGCTGCATTCTGCACAATAGGTGGATTACTTAGTGGTGATCCTCCTAATGAATTGAAAATGTGTTATACTGGTTCAATTACAGCAAGGCTTAATGAACTTGAAGGCATAGGTATGACCATTTTCGGTTCAGCGGCAATTATAGGGTTATTATTAACAGCCACAGCATTAATACTAAAGAAGGATATAATATACGTCATTATCTCATTAATATTGGTAACTATATTACTAATATCAGCTTTAGGTATAATTAACGTTAGTTTAGGTTAA
- a CDS encoding sulfite exporter TauE/SafE family protein, with protein MLSIFARLLIFVEILVASILAGLLGSLTGLGGGTVLVPVLTLFLGIPIAYAAGAALISTISTSSGAASAYIKDKITNIRIGMGLEIATTTGSIVGSLTVAYIYSHNLEWIVYVVFGIVILMSIIPTAQRSKYEIPDPKPPDWTTKVFKLYGSYYDDALKMEVKYWGVRWWLGELIMFFAGFISGLLGIGSGALKVLGMDWAMNLPMKVSTTTSNFMIGVTAATGSSIYWYLGYIQPFIAAATAIGVLIGAMAGTRILVRITNKQVRWVFLAILAFLGMEMLLRGLYLNHLLVIPVALQYALSLAFTVVVMVTLFYKYGLRTKVIERKGEMHG; from the coding sequence ATGCTGAGTATATTTGCAAGGCTACTGATATTCGTGGAAATACTTGTGGCAAGTATATTAGCTGGCTTATTGGGGTCATTAACAGGATTAGGGGGTGGTACAGTCCTAGTTCCTGTATTAACGCTCTTCCTAGGTATACCGATAGCCTACGCAGCTGGTGCAGCCTTAATATCAACAATATCAACATCCAGTGGTGCAGCTAGTGCATACATAAAGGATAAGATAACTAATATTAGAATTGGTATGGGTCTTGAAATAGCCACAACCACTGGTTCAATAGTTGGGTCATTAACGGTCGCCTACATTTACTCACATAACTTAGAGTGGATAGTGTACGTTGTCTTCGGTATAGTTATATTAATGTCAATAATACCAACCGCCCAGAGGAGTAAGTATGAGATCCCTGACCCTAAGCCGCCTGATTGGACAACTAAGGTGTTTAAGCTATATGGTAGTTACTATGATGATGCCTTGAAGATGGAGGTTAAGTATTGGGGTGTTCGTTGGTGGTTGGGTGAGTTGATTATGTTTTTTGCTGGTTTTATTAGTGGTTTGCTTGGTATTGGTAGTGGTGCTTTGAAGGTTCTCGGTATGGATTGGGCAATGAACCTACCAATGAAGGTAAGCACAACAACAAGCAACTTCATGATAGGAGTAACAGCAGCCACAGGGAGTAGTATATACTGGTACCTGGGCTATATTCAACCATTCATAGCTGCAGCCACCGCTATCGGAGTGCTAATAGGTGCAATGGCTGGTACAAGGATACTAGTTAGAATAACTAATAAGCAGGTTAGGTGGGTGTTCTTAGCTATATTAGCCTTCTTAGGTATGGAGATGCTGCTTAGGGGCTTATATTTGAATCACCTACTAGTTATACCAGTGGCGTTACAGTACGCGTTAAGCCTAGCATTCACAGTGGTGGTGATGGTTACATTATTCTATAAGTATGGATTAAGGACTAAGGTTATTGAACGTAAGGGTGAGATGCATGGTTAA
- a CDS encoding DUF1634 domain-containing protein: MVKWDMDYVIGLALRIGVIISVVLILIGVTLLVIEGKGLGYSDSQIMSVRSRVNTTLLPPSVALTGLSHADGLSFIVLGLMLLILTPVIRVALGIVSFTMEKDWIYVVITIIVFINLMLAIFVIPALLHI; this comes from the coding sequence ATGGTTAAGTGGGATATGGATTATGTAATAGGGTTGGCGCTTAGAATTGGTGTAATAATAAGTGTAGTCTTAATATTAATTGGGGTAACGCTACTGGTTATTGAGGGTAAGGGTTTAGGTTATAGTGATTCCCAAATAATGAGTGTTAGATCCCGCGTTAACACAACATTATTACCACCATCAGTGGCATTAACAGGCTTAAGTCATGCAGATGGCTTATCCTTCATAGTCCTCGGATTAATGTTACTGATATTAACACCTGTGATTAGGGTGGCTTTAGGTATAGTGTCCTTCACCATGGAGAAGGACTGGATTTACGTGGTGATAACTATTATCGTTTTCATTAATCTAATGTTAGCAATATTCGTGATCCCGGCATTACTTCATATTTAA
- the ilvA gene encoding threonine ammonia-lyase yields MLSGELYITRVNEVYELSREALTLIKDAQAKGIIHRTPLYRSDTLSSLTNADVYLKLEALQKTGSFKVRGAYNAVTHYINDDVKHVVTASAGNHAQGVAYVAKIYGLKSTIVMPKYTPWIKISNTRKYGAEVILEGQSYYEAEKYAIELTKELKAKMIHAYDDPFVIAGQGTIGWEIIEDLKNIDYVIVPVGGGGLISGIASVIKTISPNTRVIGVQSEITPSAYLSLKQGKIITVENTDTIADGIAVKKIGDLTFDIMRNTLDDVVLVSDQEIVNAILILAESAKVIAEGAGAAAVAALLSGKINVKGNVVAVVSGGNIDVTMLAKVLYKGLVQTGRLIMLKGLIPDRPGMLAQVTGVLGRLGVNIVEIRHERYNPLIRPNYTEVDVIVETPPEEGAVDRVIEELSRLGFNFKVEVP; encoded by the coding sequence ATTCTATCTGGTGAATTATATATCACAAGGGTTAATGAGGTCTACGAACTCAGTAGGGAGGCTTTAACCCTCATTAAGGATGCTCAAGCCAAGGGTATAATACATAGAACACCCCTCTATAGATCCGATACATTAAGTTCATTAACCAATGCCGATGTTTACCTTAAACTTGAGGCACTTCAAAAAACTGGGTCATTCAAGGTTAGAGGCGCCTACAACGCTGTAACACACTATATTAATGATGACGTTAAGCATGTTGTCACTGCATCAGCTGGTAATCATGCTCAAGGCGTTGCATACGTCGCTAAGATATATGGCTTGAAGTCTACGATAGTGATGCCTAAGTACACGCCGTGGATTAAAATAAGCAATACCAGGAAGTATGGTGCAGAAGTCATACTTGAGGGTCAATCTTACTATGAGGCTGAGAAGTATGCTATAGAGTTAACTAAGGAGCTTAAGGCAAAAATGATCCATGCATATGATGATCCATTCGTTATTGCTGGACAGGGAACAATAGGGTGGGAAATTATTGAGGATCTTAAGAATATTGACTACGTAATAGTCCCAGTGGGCGGTGGGGGATTAATATCAGGTATCGCCTCAGTTATTAAGACTATTAGCCCAAACACTAGGGTGATTGGGGTGCAGAGCGAGATAACTCCCTCAGCATACTTATCCCTTAAGCAAGGTAAGATCATTACGGTAGAGAACACGGACACTATCGCTGATGGTATAGCTGTTAAGAAGATTGGGGACTTAACCTTCGATATAATGCGGAATACGCTTGATGATGTGGTTTTAGTCAGTGACCAGGAAATAGTTAACGCCATACTAATATTGGCCGAGTCAGCCAAGGTTATAGCTGAGGGGGCTGGAGCAGCTGCTGTAGCTGCGTTACTGAGCGGTAAAATTAACGTTAAGGGTAATGTGGTGGCTGTTGTTAGTGGAGGTAATATTGATGTCACGATGCTTGCCAAGGTCCTTTACAAGGGACTTGTTCAAACAGGGAGATTAATTATGCTTAAGGGACTTATACCAGATAGGCCAGGTATGCTTGCCCAGGTAACTGGTGTTCTAGGTAGGCTGGGGGTTAATATTGTTGAAATTAGGCATGAGAGGTATAACCCATTAATAAGACCCAATTACACTGAGGTAGATGTAATAGTTGAAACACCACCTGAGGAGGGAGCTGTAGATAGGGTTATTGAGGAATTAAGTAGATTAGGCTTCAACTTTAAGGTTGAAGTGCCTTAA
- the rpmC gene encoding 50S ribosomal protein L29, with product MPEKVKLRDLKNMSREDRLRLLNELRSELIRLETQRGRGVVDNPGRMRYVRRLIARILTIEHETELNDLRNRINELVKKGVSYDKVSMQLGIKKSTLRRILRVTKPSTSTKPTQQ from the coding sequence ATGCCGGAGAAGGTTAAGTTGAGGGATCTTAAGAACATGAGTAGAGAGGATAGGTTAAGGCTACTTAATGAGCTTAGGAGCGAATTAATAAGGCTAGAGACCCAAAGAGGTAGGGGTGTTGTTGATAATCCAGGGAGAATGAGGTACGTTAGGAGACTAATAGCTAGAATACTTACAATTGAGCATGAGACTGAGTTGAATGATTTAAGAAATAGGATAAATGAATTGGTTAAGAAGGGGGTATCGTATGATAAGGTTTCAATGCAATTGGGTATTAAAAAATCAACCTTAAGAAGGATACTGAGGGTCACGAAACCCAGTACCTCTACTAAACCTACCCAGCAATAA